The following proteins are co-located in the Chlorocebus sabaeus isolate Y175 chromosome 21, mChlSab1.0.hap1, whole genome shotgun sequence genome:
- the LOC140709633 gene encoding uncharacterized protein, which yields MNRGPQGHQDQVAYIITWEDLVRNPPSWVKPFFHSPSLSQSTLLAVEAPKNQTSDPPKPVLPDGTQQDLLLFDPPPPPPPHDPLLRPPPYASPSSLTVSPIPPTTPSAPTLSPAPSSVPSSTSPPSPTPPKLTPRMPPPSRPPRSLRASGGRKPAPRPARPRSQLRSRGLRASGGNPRDAVAASAVARKGEVEKVARGAGEERSRAPPPRRRSVPPPTPRLRLRRTEDPDGTPTWQSSLFPFARSTAQSSTDPFLPPTSTIGKLTTPPFPKTLRP from the coding sequence atgaaTCGTGGGCCACAAGGACACCAGGACCAAGTGGCCTACATAATCACCTGGGAAGATTTGGTCCGAAACCCTCCTTCCTGGGTGAAACCCTTCTTTCATTCCCCCTCCCTGTCCCAATCTACCCTCCTTGCCGTGGAAGCCCCAAAGAATCAGACTTCGGATCCCCCTAAGCCAGTCCTCCCTGATGGAACTCAGCAAGACCTCCTCCTTTTCgaccctccgcctcctcctcctcctcacgaccccctcctgaggcctccacctTACGCTTCACCCTCGTCCCTTACCGTATCCCCAATCCCTCCCACTACTCCCTCGGCCCCTACTCTTTCTCCAGCCCCTTCATCGGTCCCTTCCTCGACCTCGCCTCCCTCTCCAACGCCGCCCAAATTAACCCCTAGAATGCCGCCACCGTCCCGTCCTCCCCGCTCGCTCCGCGCATCAGGGGGCCGGAAGCCCGCCCCGCGGCCAGCCCGGCCGCGCTCGCAGCTGCGTTCCCGGGGTTTGCGTGCCTCCGGCGGTAACCCGCGGGACGCCGTGGCGGCGTCCGCTGTCGCGCGGAAAGGGGAGGTCGAAAAGGTTGCACGGGGGGCGGGGGAAGAGAGGTCGCGCGCCCCTCCTCCCCGCCGCCGTTCCGTGCCGCCACCAACACCTCGTCTCCGCTTGCGGCGGACTGAAGACCCGGATGGCACTCCCACCTGGCAgtcttcccttttccccttcGCACGGTCCACCGCGCAATCCAGTACTGACCCTTTTCTGCCTCCGACCTCTACAATTGGAAAACTCACAACCCCCCCTTTTCCCAAGACCCTCAGGCCTTAA